In Torulaspora globosa chromosome 1, complete sequence, a genomic segment contains:
- the RPT4 gene encoding proteasome regulatory particle base subunit RPT4 (ancestral locus Anc_8.708) gives MSEEHDPLMAAFENERSQEGQDGDQEKSSENGSGGNHADQQQQGQQPAAAAPAAPEDEGAPKLDPEQEARAKALNEFKKKLMEHRRFDDQLKQRRQTIRDLEKVHDKTENDIKALQSIGQLIGEVMKELSEEKYIVKASSGPRYIVGVRNSVERSKLKKGVRVTLDITTLTIMRILPRETDPLVYNMTSFEQGEISFDGIGGLTEQIRELREVIELPLKNPEIFQRIGIKPPKGVLLYGPPGTGKTLLAKAVAATIGANFIFSPASGIVDKYIGESARIIREMFAYAKEHEPCIIFMDEIDAIGGRRFSEGTSADREIQRTLMELLTQMDGFDNLGQTKIIMATNRPDTLDPALLRPGRLDRKIEIPLPNEAGRLEIFKIHTANVKKSGEFDFEAAVKMSDGFNGADIRNCVTEAGFFAIRDDRDHIIPEDLMKAVRKVSEVKKLEGSLEYQKL, from the coding sequence ATGAGTGAAGAACACGATCCGCTGATGGCTGCTTTTGAGAACGAGCGCTCTCAAGAGGGACAAGATGGCGACCAGGAGAAGAGCAGTGAGAACGGTAGTGGCGGCAACCACGCAgaccagcagcagcaaggGCAGCAGCCTGcggctgctgctcctgctgcgCCGGAGGATGAAGGGGCTCCAAAGTTAGATCCGGAGCAGGAAGCGCGTGCGAAAGCGTTGAatgagttcaagaagaagttgatggAACACAGGAGGTTCgatgatcaattgaagcaaCGCCGCCAAACCATACGAGACCTGGAGAAGGTGCACGACAAGACAGAAAATGACATCAAGGCGTTGCAAAGCATAGGTCAATTGATCGGCGAAGTCATGAAGGAGCTGTCCGAGGAGAAATACATCGTGAAGGCTTCTTCGGGCCCACGTTACATTGTTGGTGTGAGGAACTCCGTAGAGCgctcaaaattgaagaaaggGGTTAGAGTCACTCTGGACATCACTACTTTGACCATTATGAGGATTTTGCCCCGTGAGACAGACCCATTGGTTTATAACATGACAAGCTTCGAGCAAGGCGAGATATCATTTGACGGCATAGGAGGTTTGACGGAGCAGATAAGAGAGCTGAGAGAGGTGATAGAGctgccattgaagaaccCAGAGATCTTCCAAAGGATTGGTATCAAGCCACCAAAAGGTGTTTTGCTCTACGGGCCTCCAGGTACAGGTAAGACTTTACTGGCTAAAGCGGTGGCGGCCACCATTGGCGCAAACTTCATCTTCTCTCCGGCCTCGGGTATTGTGGACAAGTACATCGGTGAGTCTGCCCGTATTATCCGTGAGATGTTCGCGTACGCTAAAGAACACGAGCCCTGCATCATATTTATGGATGAGATCGATGCAATTGGTGGTCGTAGGTTCAGCGAAGGTACCTCCGCAGACCGTGAAATTCAACGGACTTTAATGGAACTGCTTACACAGATGGATGGGTTTGACAACCTTGGTCAGACGAAGATTATCATGGCTACAAACAGACCTGACACTTTAGACCCCGCCTTATTGAGACCGGGGAGACTGGATAGGAAGATTGAGATCCCATTGCCGAATGAGGCAGGCAGACTagagatcttcaagattcaTACGGCGAATGTGAAAAAAAGCGGCGAATTCgatttcgaagctgctGTAAAGATGAGTGACGGTTTCAACGGTGCCGATATTAGAAACTGTGTGACTGAAGCCGGATTTTTCGCAATCAGAGATGATCGTGACCATATCATACCGGAAGATCTCATGAAAGCAGTCAGAAAGGTATCCGAGGTTAAGAAACTTGAAGGGTCCCTGGAGTACCAAAAGCTTTAA
- the GCD1 gene encoding translation initiation factor eIF2B subunit gamma (ancestral locus Anc_8.709), with amino-acid sequence MQAFIFCGKGSQLQPFSLAEVGNGATGLPKALLPIGNRPMIEYVLDWCDQADFKEINVVASTHDIDLISEALQSFMSLREQQFDLLSKALNASVHAHHLQRPKPIKFVSSKASTTGECLQKELLERITGDFALLPCDFVTDIPPQILIDQYRNRDSENIALTFYYKNNLENADKKQTTKQAFTVYSDNEGSDSQPVLLDVYPTEDVKKSKYLQIRTHLLWKYPNATVSTKLVNSFICFCAYELCQLLSDKKTEDDEKNDGDDDEAPAAKPNATAIKPSYFKNENELTKDRISCNKSLGKIFRDLARRSWQHSKSRETVGMFILPDVGTFIRANNLNAYTEANRFLLRIKAQTLATNAQTTTASASAIGADAIIGPDCTILERSNIKLSAVDAGCVIGNRCHIAGSILHANVTIEDEVTLENVIVGPNAVIGKKSKLTNCYVEGSFVVEARTVLKGETLTRMSLESEEESNDDEAISSDSGEDGDYPESYYDEDDDAFGDDDFFQR; translated from the coding sequence ATGCAGGCTTTCATTTTCTGTGGTAAAGGATCTCAATTGCAACCGTTTTCGCTGGCAGAAGTGGGAAATGGAGCTACAGGACTGCCAAAGGCATTGTTGCCGATCGGTAATAGACCAATGATCGAGTATGTGTTGGATTGGTGTGATCAGGCTGACTTTAAAGAGATCAATGTTGTGGCATCGACACACGATATTGATTTAATTAGCGAAGCTCTGCAGAGTTTTATGTCTTTGAGAGAGCAGCAATTTGATCTGCTTTCAAAGGCACTTAATGCTTCTGTACATGCGCATCATTTACAAAGGCCAAAACCGATTAAATTTGTGAGCTCCAAGGCTAGCACCACCGGGGAATGTCTGCAAAAGGAGCTGTTGGAGCGGATCACCGGTGATTTTGCCTTGCTTCCTTGTGATTTCGTCACTGATATCCCACCTCAGATTCTGATAGATCAGTACCGTAATAGGGATTCTGAAAATATTGCGTTGACGTTTTACTACAAGAACAACCTGGAGAACGCTGATAAGAAGCAGACGACCAAGCAGGCTTTCACTGTTTATTCGGATAACGAGGGAAGCGATTCGCAACCGGTTCTGCTGGATGTGTACCCTACCGAGGATGTTAAGAAATCCAAGTATCTGCAGATAAGGACACATTTGCTGTGGAAGTATCCAAATGCTACGGTTTCGACAAAGCTGGTCAATTCtttcatctgcttctgcGCATATGAACTTTGCCAACTGCTGTCCGATAAAAAGACagaagacgatgaaaagaacgatggagatgatgacgaggcTCCAGCCGCTAAACCAAATGCGACCGCTATAAAGCCAAGCTATTTCAAGAATGAGAACGAATTGACAAAAGACCGTATCAGCTGTAATAAATCTCTGGGAAAGATCTTCAGAGATTTAGCCAGGCGCTCCTGGCAACACTCAAAAAGTAGAGAAACTGTTGGTATGTTTATCTTGCCAGACGTCGGTACGTTCATCAGAGCAAACAATTTGAATGCATACACAGAAGCAAATAGATTTCTGCTCAGGATAAAAGCCCAAACTTTGGCCACAAATGCACAGACCACAACCGCCTCAGCTTCTGCAATTGGCGCTGATGCGATCATTGGCCCAGATTGCACGATATTGGAGAGAAGTAACATCAAGCTATCTGCCGTCGACGCAGGATGTGTGATAGGCAACCGCTGTCATATCGCAGGTTCTATCCTACATGCCAACGTCACGATTGAGGACGAAGTTACATTAGAGAATGTTATTGTGGGTCCCAACGCTGTTATCGGCAAGAAAAGCAAGCTGACAAACTGCTACGTGGAGGGGTCGTTTGTGGTCGAGGCTAGGACTGTGCTGAAAGGCGAGACATTAACCAGGATGTCTCTAGAATCTGAGGAAGAATCCAACGATGATGAGGCAATTTCGTCCGATAGTGGGGAGGATGGTGACTATCCAGAAAGCTACTATGACGAGGACGATGATGCATTCGGAGATGATGATTTTTTCCAGCGTTAG
- the COX10 gene encoding protoheme IX farnesyltransferase (ancestral locus Anc_8.710) translates to MSLMPVANFHAIRCFKVIRTSPLNYATRLKTVNTGRISSLRGFKTCRSILNQHLNTAPIEFTPNIPRKRCAGDLTETAAKALRCTTDVSSLVEETDPKLPFSVKVVDRKVRKAEREALASKKEVNFKKQVIDPYVQLTKPRLTMLVMLSAICSYAISPYAASISELLCLTVGTTLCSASANAINMGREPEFDRQMIRTQARPVVRGLVTPPQAYKFAAIAGTVGTSVLYAGVNPTVAFLGAANIVLYAWIYTSLKRKHIINTWVGAVVGALPPLMGWAAASPLSHPGAWCVAGLLYAWQFPHFNTLSHNIKNEYKNAGYVMTAWKNPLLNARVALRYSLLMFPICFGFSYYGITDWYYQIDSGLINAWMSFWAFKFYWQQRRNYSKSFKNSIRPEKGLMLANSYARKTFFVSVLHLPAVLILAILHKKGRWDWLTQDKEDS, encoded by the coding sequence ATGTCTTTAATGCCGGTTGCTAATTTTCATGCAATCAGATGCTTCAAGGTTATTAGAACAAGCCCATTGAACTATGCAACGCGCTTGAAAACCGTGAATACCGGTCGAATATCCTCACTACGAGGTTTCAAGACTTGCAGAAGCATATTAAACCAACACCTGAATACTGCTCCGATAGAATTTACACCAAATATTCCTCGAAAGAGATGTGCTGGAGATCTAACCGAGACGGCTGCTAAGGCATTGAGATGCACTACCGATGTCAGCAGTTTAGTAGAGGAAACTGATCCTAAGCTACCGTTTTCAGTGAAAGTGGTAGATCGTAAAGTCAGAAAGGCCGAACGGGAGGCCTTGGcaagcaagaaagaagTGAATTTTAAGAAGCAGGTCATCGATCCATACGTACAGCTGACTAAGCCGAGATTGACTATGCTGGTGATGTTGAGTGCGATATGCTCATATGCTATTTCTCCTTACGCGGCATCGATAAGTGAGCTGTTGTGTCTGACGGTAGGTACGACGTTATGTTCAGCCTCAGCTAACGCTATCAACATGGGCAGAGAGCCGGAGTTTGATAGACAGATGATCAGAACTCAGGCTAGGCCTGTAGTGAGGGGACTTGTGACACCGCCTCAGGCATATAAGTTTGCAGCTATCGCAGGTACAGTAGGTACATCGGTTCTGTATGCTGGGGTTAATCCGACTGTGGCCTTTCTCGGTGCTGCCAACATAGTATTATATGCCTGGATTTACacgtctttgaagaggaagcatATTATTAACACATGGGTCGGCGCGGTAGTCGGGGCACTTCCACCATTGATGGGCTGGGCTGCTGCGAGTCCCTTGTCACATCCAGGTGCCTGGTGTGTAGCAGGTTTGTTGTATGCTTGGCAATTCCCGCATTTCAACACTCTTAGCCACAACATCAAGAATGAGTACAAGAACGCAGGCTATGTGATGACAGCCTGGAAAAATCCTCTATTGAATGCCCGCGTGGCTCTGCGATACTCTTTACTCATGTTCCCCATTTGTTTTGGCTTTTCATACTACGGCATAACGGATTGGTATTATCAAATTGACTCTGGGTTAATCAATGCATGGATGTCTTTTTGGGCATTCAAATTCTACTGGCAGCAAAGGCGAAACTACTCGAAgtctttcaagaacagcatAAGGCCGGAAAAAGGCTTGATGTTGGCTAACTCCTATGCCAGGAAGACTTTTTTTGTAAGCGTTCTGCATTTGCCAGCTGTTTTGATCTTGGCAATTTTGCATAAGAAAGGACGTTGGGACTGGCTAACGCAGGACAAAGAAGATTCGTAG
- the RPN8 gene encoding proteasome regulatory particle lid subunit RPN8 (ancestral locus Anc_8.711): protein MSVSYEGVTVAPLVLLSVLDHYQRTNTPENKRCVGVILGDASTSTLKVTNSFALPFEEDEKNPDVWFLDHNYIENMNEMCKKINAKEKLIGWYHSGPKLKASDLKINELFKKYASTNPLLLIVDVKQQGVGLPTDAYVAVEQVKDDGTSTEKTFIHLPCTIEAEEAEEIGVEHLLRDVRDQAAGGLSIRLTNQLKSLKGLQRKLRDIVSYLNKVIDGKLPVNHTILGKLQDVFNLLPNLGSPNEDEMNGKSADVRSSSNNLQKALTVKTNDELMVIYVANLVRSIIAFDDLIDNKIQNRKLQERTRKLEADKLEQEKKLLKEEEAAAPST from the coding sequence ATGTCGGTAAGCTACGAAGGCGTAACGGTAGCTCCATTGGTTCTGCTGTCGGTTTTGGATCATTACCAACGTACAAACACGCCGGAGAACAAGAGATGTGTGGGAGTGATATTGGGAGATGCTTCGACGTCTACTTTGAAAGTGACGAATTCATTTGCTTTGCCGtttgaggaagatgagaagaacCCGGATGTGTGGTTCCTGGATCACAATTACATCGAAAATATGAACGAAATGTGCAAGAAAATTAATGCAAAGGAGAAACTGATTGGTTGGTATCACAGTGGGCCGAAGCTGAAGGCGTCCGATCTGAAGATCAACgaactgttcaagaaatacGCAAGCACAAATCCACTATTGCTGATTGTGGATGTAAAACAGCAGGGCGTCGGCCTGCCCACTGACGCATATGTGGCAGTGGAGCAGGTTAAGGACGACGGTACCTCGACGGAGAAAACTTTTATCCATCTGCCTTGCACGATAGAGGCCGAGGAGGCAGAAGAGATTGGTGTTGAGCATCTGCTGAGGGACGTGCGCGACCAGGCTGCCGGCGGACTGTCTATAAGGTTGACCAATCAGttgaaatccttgaaaGGTCTGCAGAGGAAGCTGAGAGACATCGTAAGCTACCTGAACAAAGTCATCGACGGCAAGCTGCCCGTCAACCATACGATCCTCGGTAAACTGCAGGACGTGTTCAATCTCTTGCCAAATTTGGGGTCTCCGAACGAGGACGAGATGAACGGTAAAAGCGCAGACGTGCGTAGTTCTTCCAACAACCTGCAAAAGGCGCTGACCGTCAAGACGAACGATGAGCTTATGGTCATCTACGTGGCTAATCTGGTGAGATCCATCATAGCATTCGACGATTTGATCGACAACAAGATACAGAACAGAAAACTGCAGGAGAGGACCAGGAAGCTAGAGGCCGACAAGCTGgagcaggagaagaaacttctcaaagaggaagaggccGCAGCGCCTAGTACGTAA
- the GPN2 gene encoding GTPase GPN2 (ancestral locus Anc_8.712) has protein sequence MPFGQIVIGPPGSGKSTYCNGCQQFFSAVGRHVQVVNMDPANDALPYPCSVDIRDFITLEEIMQEQQLGPNGGLMYAVESLDKSIDLFVLQVKSVVQEEKAYVVFDCPGQVELFTHHSSLFRIFKRLEKELHLRLCVVNLMDCFYITSPSQYVSVVLLALRSMLMMDLPQINVFSKIDMLKSYGELPFRLDFYTEVQDLEHLQPLIESHDSGLLAKRYHRLTETISEIVQDFNLVSFEVLCVDDKESMINLQSVIDKANGYIFGASEIGGDTVWAEATREGAVLSNYDAQDRWIDNKEMYDKMELERQQQLLKEKELQDKEVDVDNDDEWERALKDWEQKQGVDYVR, from the coding sequence ATGCCATTTGGTCAGATTGTGATTGGGCCGCCCGGTTCTGGGAAATCTACGTACTGCAATGGGTGCCAGCAGTTTTTCAGCGCTGTTGGGAGACACGTTCAAGTGGTGAACATGGATCCGGCTAATGACGCGCTACCATATCCTTGCTCGGTGGACATCAGGGACTTCATCACTCTGGAGGAAATCAtgcaggagcagcagctggGCCCTAATGGAGGACTGATGTATGCGGTAGAATCGCTGGACAAATCGATCGACCTGTTCGTGTTGCAAGTCAAGTCTGTGGtacaggaagaaaaggcaTACGTTGTGTTTGATTGTCCCGGCCAGGTGGAGCTGTTTACGCACCACTCTTCGCTGTTCCGGATTTTCAAGAGGCTGGAGAAGGAGCTACACCTGAGGCTCTGTGTGGTCAACCTCATGGACTGTTTCTACATCACTTCTCCGTCACAGTACGTTTCCGTGGTTCTGCTGGCGCTGAGATCGATGCTGATGATGGATCTTCCACAGATCAACGTGTTCTCCAAGATCGACATGCTCAAGTCGTATGGGGAGCTGCCGTTCAGACTGGATTTCTACACCGAGGTGCAGGATCTCGAGCATCTGCAGCCGCTGATAGAGTCGCACGACAGCGGTCTGCTCGCGAAGCGATACCACAGGCTCACTGAGACCATAAGCGAGATAGTGCAGGATTTCAACTTGGTCTCCTTCGAAGTGCTGTGCGTCGACGACAAGGAAAGCATGATCAACCTGCAAAGCGTGATAGATAAGGCCAACGGCTACATCTTCGGTGCCTCGGAGATCGGCGGCGACACGGTGTGGGCCGAGGCCACCAGAGAGGGAGCCGTTCTGTCCAACTACGATGCGCAGGACAGATGGATTGACAACAAAGAAATGTACGACAAGATGGAGCTCGAGCGACAACAACAACTgctcaaagagaaagagctgcaAGACAAGGAAGTCGATGTCGACAACGATGACGAGTGGGAACGAGCACTCAAGGACTGGGAACAGAAACAAGGCGTGGATTATGTTAGGTGA
- the DSE3 gene encoding Dse3p (ancestral locus Anc_8.713) → MPRKFLGQKIERDIDCLRPSSVTLTADDLRSIPPFPADPDEEGENRPTGKISRKFGGTIRLKKRLQSVPELFLHDLKKKPTRSRTEQRTTSKGIKPSRDFLPTVKEDDSRFTVGALDKVFVSEPIVMPVMVGSDRHPLTQHANKSASGSELLFDEIISAYCGGCRVPKLLDTEIDRVLAHLSHNQVGKKRAGTALPKIYDAESLQPISRVPDPESPVMVEKISSPEYTGSSSDHWSSGDEFSEISGLDGDNYVTAINSLRSTNCSSSSVDALSTKHQIQPVKLWRSRITPGKLFLQDNKSLLSEAMHDDQDIQDPRISGPSAMQLLCDKIESVDIASSSSSLYSEHRT, encoded by the coding sequence ATGCCTAGAAAATTCTTGGGTCAAAAAATTGAGCGAGACATTGATTGCTTGCGTCCTTCCTCTGTGACATTGACTGCCGACGACTTGCGAAGCATACCTCCGTTTCCGGCTGATCccgatgaagaaggagagAACAGGCCCACGGGCAAGATTTCGAGGAAATTTGGTGGAACGATaaggttgaagaagaggcttCAGTCCGTGCCTGAACTATTCTTGCatgatttgaagaagaaaccgACGAGATCGAGGACCGAGCAGAGGACTACTTCGAAAGGAATCAAgccttcaagagattttctCCCCACGGTAAAAGAAGATGATTCGCGCTTCACCGTTGGCGCGCTCGACAAGGTCTTTGTTTCGGAGCCTATTGTTATGCCTGTCATGGTCGGGTCCGACAGACATCCTTTGACCCAGCATGCTAATAAATCCGCAAGTGGTAGCGAGTTGCTCTTTGACGAAATCATTTCAGCATACTGTGGTGGGTGCAGGGTCCCCAAACTGCTGGACACGGAGATCGATCGCGTACTGGCGCATTTGAGTCACAATCAGGTAGGGAAGAAGCGTGCCGGAACCGCATTACCCAAAATATACGATGCTGAGAGCTTGCAGCCTATATCGCGTGTTCCTGACCCTGAGTCGCCTGTCATGGTGGAAAAAATCTCGAGTCCCGAATACACCGGCAGTTCGTCAGATCATTGGAGCTCTGGAGACGAGTTCTCGGAGATTTCCGGCTTAGACGGTGACAACTATGTCACTGCCATAAACTCTCTACGATCCACCAACTGCTCATCATCCTCAGTAGACGCCCTAAGCACAAAGCACCAAATACAGCCCGTCAAGCTATGGAGAAGCCGAATAACGCCCGGGAAGCTATTTTTGCAAGATAACAAGTCGCTGCTTAGCGAAGCAATGCATGACGACCAAGACATTCAAGATCCCAGGATATCGGGACCCTCCGCCATGCAATTGCTGTGCGACAAGATCGAGTCCGTAGATATAGCGAGCTCTAGCAGCAGCCTCTACAGCGAACACAGGACGTGA
- the RBL2 gene encoding Rbl2p (ancestral locus Anc_8.714) — protein MSPTQLEIKARALQRLVKEEGYYQQELKEQTELVEKLKKDKDLDPYDLKKQEEVQKDTEKLLPTLYQKIREFKENLEQFLESYQGSESVEGAKSAIDSANELLKTRDN, from the coding sequence ATGTCCCCTACCCAGCTGGAAATCAAGGCCAGGGCATTGCAAAGACTGGTGAAAGAAGAGGGCTACTATCAACAGGAATTGAAGGAACAGACTGAACTGGTtgagaagctcaagaaggACAAAGATCTCGATCCATATGACctgaagaagcaagaagaggtGCAAAAGGATACCGAGAAGCTGTTGCCTACGTTATACCAGAAGATCAGGGAGTTCAAAGAGAACCTGGAACAATTTTTGGAGTCCTACCAAGGCAGCGAGAGCGTAGAGGGCGCCAAATCTGCCATTGACAGTGCTAATGAGCTTCTGAAGACCCGCGATAATTGA
- the PNT1 gene encoding Pnt1p (ancestral locus Anc_8.715), which produces MGSWFIQGCVLRSKVASRPLQYSTQAHQQLPLSLSSINVAGQGMKANKLLKKLGLKLKAGELQLVKLAENCDGGINSDRSLPMTEFPKQKIFIEVASDNGIAAWRKGIVKWFRLGVHMMKYYKYGLQNTYRVAKDTKYLIADKDLDSKTPLATQMAKLIEFNEIRARLNKAPNSLPLTRKQFVEYYRRGQVWKIPTFFLIALVLEELTAVICYFFPKVAPHNCLTPGGYLKISRSHANITDLKDPAKYKSPYNLAKKQLFQILRTSPIIQTPSWRLRVYALIDNKRQPCETLVQIHQYLFVDDWLLLKSILTGKEARLSYRELVNCIWERQLYSKDEDLNKMVNDDTGRRILIWRLFLYWSFRFDKTVTVGGDQLFSEKWGVNNVSILNHTGLDGRQLLGVKGLSALEENV; this is translated from the coding sequence ATGGGTTCTTGGTTCATTCAGGGCTGTGTGCTACGTAGTAAGGTGGCCTCGAGGCCGCTACAATATTCGACTCAGGCgcatcagcagcttccACTGTCGCTCAGTAGCATCAACGTTGCGGGACAGGGCATGAAGGCTAATAAACTGCTCAAAAAGCTTGGTTTGAAACTGAAAGCTGGGGAATTGCAGCTTGTGAAACTAGCCGAAAATTGCGATGGCGGGATTAACAGTGACAGATCTTTACCAATGACCGAATTTCccaagcagaagatcttcaTCGAAGTTGCTAGCGATAATGGCATAGCTGCCTGGAGAAAAGGTATCGTGAAATGGTTTCGACTGGGTGTGCATATGATGAAGTACTACAAATATGGCCTGCAAAATACTTATAGAGTGGCCAAAGATACAAAATACCTTATAGCGGATAAAGATCTCGATTCCAAAACACCTCTAGCGACGCAAATGGCCAAGTTAATTGAGTTCAACGAAATTCGAGCCCGATTGAACAAGGCTCCCAATAGTCTACCTTTAACTAGAAAGCAATTTGTGGAATATTATAGGCGAGGTCAGGTTTGGAAGATTCCGACGTTCTTTTTGATAGCTCTGGtgcttgaagagctcaCTGCAGTGATATGTTATTTCTTTCCCAAGGTGGCTCCTCACAATTGTCTGACACCAGGTGGCTACCTCAAGATCAGTCGATCCCACGCCAACATTACTGATCTCAAGGATCCTGCCAAGTACAAGTCACCCTATAATCTGGCTAAGAAACAGCTATTCCAAATTCTGCGAACATCACCGATAATTCAAACTCCGAGCTGGAGGTTGAGAGTTTATGCATTGATTGATAACAAAAGGCAGCCCTGCGAAACGTTGGTGCAAATCCACCAATACTTGTTTGTTGATgattggctgctgctgaagagtATTTTAACTGGAAAGGAAGCTCGACTAAGTTACCGAGAATTGGTTAATTGCATATGGGAAAGACAACTATATTcgaaagatgaagatctAAACAAAATGGTTAATGATGACACGGGAAGGCGGATACTGATTTGGAGGTTATTTTTGTATTGGTCTTTTAGGTTCGACAAGACAGTTACTGTTGGCGGCGATCAACTGTTCTCTGAAAAATGGGGAGTCAACAATGTTTCGATCTTGAACCACACGGGTCTTGACGGACGTCAATTACTGGGAGTGAAAGGTCTATCAGCTTTAGAAGAAAATGTGTAA